The Ailuropoda melanoleuca isolate Jingjing chromosome 4, ASM200744v2, whole genome shotgun sequence region GCTGTGAATGTGCCCAGCAGGGTGGGAACCGCATATTTACTTGTTGAGCCTCACACCCTACCTGGTTGAGGGATTTTCCCACTTGAAAAAGGAGGGGTGTGACAGACCCCTTGGGTAGTGTTCTGCCTTCTGTTACTCCCCAAAGCACATCCTGGGGGCAAAGAACTGCAGGAGAAACACTGTACTATTCACCCCCAAATCAGGGACAGGACATGGCCGAATCAGGCAGCAAGGATGATTGCACAAGTGGAGTGTGCCACTCCTATAAGCTGCTGTAAAATCGCTATGAATATGATTCTCCTTGTAAACACGTGTGAGCGAGTCTTATGGCTACAGCCCAGGGAGACTGAGAAAGGTGGGTCATGCTGGTGGCTCTGCAGGACCCTGTTTCTCCTTCTATCAAGCACCTCTCTTACACCATCCTATTTGGATATGGGTACGGAGAGGGGGATAGCGGTGAGGAAAGCAGGACAAGGGGGAAGTTGGGGTGGTCAACACCGACCTGGAAAGTGGGGATGGAAGGACAGCCTGAAAGGACTCAAGAGAGGTGGGGAAGCACCAGCGGGGGGGCCACTGCCAACGTCTGTGGGGTCTTTGGTGAATTAAAGAACACCCCTTCCTCAAGATACTGTACTTCTATCTGTTGGAACGCTATCCGAATACACTCTACTAGTTTTGTTAGGACAAGATGGTTGGGgaacctgggcggctcagtcggttgagcgtctgcctcttggtttcagctcgggtcatgatctcggggttgcggGATCAAGTtgtgcattgggctctgcgctcagtggggagtctgcttgggagtctctccctctccctctgctactctccccactctctccccacccacccccgataaataaataaggaaatggatggataaatgttaaaaaacaacaacatgatGGTTAACGAGCATCTGCTTCAAGAAGGTAATAAGCATACGAGTCCACACCATCTATAATGGGAGTGGCTTCCTGTAGGATTGTGCAGTGTGCAGCTGTGGATGACAGCCCTGTGTGACAGGCCCCGCTCAGAGGAACCCTCGTTTTGCCATTCCCTGGCTATttgttgcctcagtttccccacttagAAAAGTCAGGGTTGATAGGAAGATGGAGCTAATATGTGTAAACCGCCTGGTACGTCTTGGGTCCTCAGTAAGTGGTAGCCAAGGTGGAGCACAGGAAAGGTGGCGGGCCCTTCCCCTCAAGGACTGGGAGCCACCAGCTCAGAGTGCCAACTTACATTGGTGATCACATCGCCATTGAGTTCGGTCACAGACTTGATGCCTTTGAAAGTTGTCACCAGTTTATTGTCACCTTCCATCTGGACCACAGCCTGCAGGGGAGAGAAGAGATAAACTGTGAGGAAAGTCTGGGGAGGGAGCGGGACCCTAGCCAGTGACACTGGCTcccctgcctgggtcctggtgaCAACAGTCAAGCCACTCAGGTCTCCCAGTCCTCCGGCTCTAAAGGCAGGAGGTGCatttaaaagctaaagaaaatgccAGGGCTTCTTTAATCAAACTTTTAATTTATGGTACATGAACTAGAAATGAGCACAGGACACCTAAGTGGTCTCAAATGCAAGCACCAAGATTACATCAGTAAAATCCCAGTTCTCCAAGCTGATGGACGGAGGGAGTAGCAAAATTCCAAATACTGGCTGGTTGGGGGAATACCTATTTAGCTTTGCTTTATGTTCCTTCCAGcacatttacattttctattgTGGTCCCTTTTCCAAGCTTTATGCATCCAGGAAGAGACAGTAGAAACCCAACAGGAAACAGAAGACCCTAGCCAAGGTTAAAAATGTGCCTCCAAGATGGACACTTGGAAGAGGCCTGTGGTAAAACCCATGATGGCCTGCCCCTTACTACGGGCATATCAAAAGAATTTCCTTCCTAAAATGTATCACAGATTTCCTGACCTGTAAAGTCATATGTGTAGAAGCAGAAATAAGAGACTGTCAGAAGAGGTTAAAAGACCAACATGCTGAGGCCAAGGCACAAAGTtgcctggagggggaggggtgaagaCAGCTGCTCTGTTTGTTGGCTAGGCTAGGCGTGTGGAATTTCCCAGGGGGAAGAAAAGTCTCTAGTGAGGGGCACCCCACTGCCTAGATCTCTCTGCCATCACCTGGCCATTCCCACAGTGCACACCCAGCTCTCAGGGCACACCCTGAGCCACAGCCCAGTGGAGTGATGCCGCCCTGCCCACTGCCTTCAGTCAGGGAAGGGTGgctatacccattttacagatgaggtagcTGAGGCCAGGGGCTCAGTGACCTCTGACCCTTGGGGTGAAGGCCTGCCTGGGGCCTTGGTTTTCTGGTGTTCTTGGTGTTACCAGCACCTCCTTCAAGAAGTCTCTTCCTATGACCAGCAGCTGTGGGCTCAGCAAGGCCAGTTTACTTTGGGCTCAAGGATGACGTCACAGCTCTGTTTAGGGTTTTTCACGGACTCCTGATTGTCCACTGCTGGGCCTGGGAGAAGCTGTGCCTGGTCCCCCCACATCCTCCACGTGAGAGAACTTGGGTTCTTGGGCCAGAGCACCCAGTCACAGGGAAACGGGAAGGGCCTCCCTAGAGTGTCTTCCCTAGAGCTGTCTTGGTCTCTCTGGCTCCCACCCCAGAAGTGGGAGTCACAGATAAGGTGTCCATGGTGGGAACTGTGAGGTGGGAGCTTGGCGGGATGAAGCCCTGGGGCCAGGTTCCAGGGAAAGTTCCAGAAGCAGAGGGTGGTGTGAGGGGGCACCTCCTACCTTGACCTTCTCCCCAGTCATGGTCTCCAGCTCACACTCTTCCCCCAAGGTGAACTCATTTTGAATCACTTTGGACCCAGTGGTGATGGTGAGTTTGAAGTGCTTCCCATTCTGCACAATTTCCGACACCCCCTTGATGTCCTTCCCCTTCTGGATGAGTTCGTCAGGCAGACCTGGTGGAAATCATTTGAGGTTCAGAGATGAGCAGAGGTGGGAGCTGCAGGGCGGTGGTCACAGAGAAACTTTGTGGCGTGGAGTCAGACAGGAAGGTGCCGTGTCTCCGCAGAGGCCAGAGGCACGGACTGAGTCCTGTGAGCAACATGGGCTTTGACCTCTGAAAGGAAAGGTCTGTGGCCTGACTCGGCCTGACCTGGCAGTCCACTATttcaccgggggggggggggggtaaaaaaA contains the following coding sequences:
- the FABP1 gene encoding fatty acid-binding protein, liver, translating into MNFSGKYQLQSQENFEAFMKAVGLPDELIQKGKDIKGVSEIVQNGKHFKLTITTGSKVIQNEFTLGEECELETMTGEKVKAVVQMEGDNKLVTTFKGIKSVTELNGDVITNTMTLGDIVFKRISKRI